A stretch of the Limnothrix sp. FACHB-406 genome encodes the following:
- a CDS encoding AbrB family transcriptional regulator, with product MSKRKKTDPQPLTGAQLLEKVKELENASKEEKARACGYYTTTKDGVDRVNMMKFYNALIDAEGIELDNKAKPNGRGGRSASYRITVQSNGNLLIGSAYTKQMDLKPGDEFEITLGRKHIHLKQVEGN from the coding sequence ATGAGCAAGCGCAAAAAGACCGACCCGCAACCCCTGACCGGTGCCCAACTACTGGAAAAGGTCAAGGAACTGGAAAACGCCAGCAAGGAAGAAAAGGCGCGGGCCTGTGGTTACTACACCACGACCAAGGATGGCGTTGATCGCGTCAACATGATGAAGTTCTATAACGCGTTGATTGACGCGGAAGGGATTGAACTCGATAACAAAGCAAAGCCCAATGGTCGGGGTGGCCGCAGTGCAAGTTATCGGATTACGGTGCAGTCGAATGGCAATTTGTTGATTGGCTCGGCTTACACCAAGCAAATGGATCTGAAGCCGGGTGATGAGTTTGAAATTACCCTGGGCCGTAAGCATATTCACCTGAAACAGGTGGAAGGCAACTAA
- a CDS encoding Rrf2 family transcriptional regulator: protein MKLTARGRYSIKAMLDLALQRGLGPCPVRAIAQRQNIPMPYLEKLLIELRRAGLVESLRGTRGGYQLARDPKEIFLGEILRAVGESFTAALGQEMGADLAEDWVMRSLWKRLAQKIGDALDRISLEDLYFDARSWQAAKGQDSNFII, encoded by the coding sequence ATGAAGCTAACCGCTCGCGGACGCTACAGCATCAAGGCGATGCTGGATCTCGCCTTGCAACGCGGTCTTGGCCCTTGTCCTGTCCGCGCCATTGCCCAGCGCCAAAATATTCCAATGCCCTATCTAGAAAAATTGCTCATTGAGCTGCGGCGGGCGGGGCTGGTGGAGTCGCTGCGGGGCACTCGAGGTGGCTATCAACTGGCCCGCGACCCTAAGGAAATTTTTTTGGGAGAAATTCTGCGGGCGGTGGGCGAATCATTCACCGCTGCGCTGGGGCAAGAGATGGGTGCAGATTTGGCAGAAGATTGGGTAATGCGATCGCTCTGGAAGCGGCTGGCTCAGAAAATTGGTGACGCGCTCGATCGAATTTCCCTAGAGGATCTTTACTTTGATGCCCGCAGTTGGCAGGCGGCTAAAGGCCAAGACAGTAATTTCATTATTTAG